GAACGCTTGGTTGTACAGAGTGCAGCCCAGTCGCAGGCTGCCCCTGGCGAACGCTACCACTTCGATTACCCACGGCTTCTCGCCGACCTTGAACGTGTACGCACCGGTATCCAGGGCTACCTCACTCCCGTCCGTGCCCAGCCACGTGATCCCGTTGAGCTGATAGGCGCTTACCGCGCTGACAATACGCCGTCAGCGGAGCTCCAGCCATGACCGCCGCGCAGCTGAGCGCCTTTCAGGCCAACAGCGGCATTCCACCTGC
Above is a genomic segment from Halopseudomonas litoralis containing:
- a CDS encoding integrative conjugative element protein, RAQPRD family; the protein is MVLISRRGIATRSATALFITILMAGAPLLARGETPTHRSELAAAVRQLNALERLVVQSAAQSQAAPGERYHFDYPRLLADLERVRTGIQGYLTPVRAQPRDPVELIGAYRADNTPSAELQP